The genomic stretch gagagagagagacggtTGTTCTTTTCAGCACTAGCAGTATCACTAGGTTTAGGGTTTTAACTTTTAAGGAGGATTTTGGATACGTATTGGAGCAGAGACGGGAGAGAAGCAACTGGGATTTTATTTTAGGCGGGGAGCGTGGGTTACACAATGGCGAATTGGGCTTTTACAAATATCATAATTTTCTAAAGCCCACTCTTTCCTTTCAATGAGTTGTTCCTTTTATACCCAATTTCGCTTTTATAAAATGGACTTCTATTGACTACTTGCAACCAGTCGAAAAAGGAGTCCAAactcctttcttcttttctttatcttttcaTAATTATTATGTCTGAGCCACAATTTTTAATTTAGCCTACTCCGACTTACTGCTCAATTTGATCATTTCATTATTAGTTCCTTTCGCCAGATATTTTTCCCCTAAACCAAACTCCACCAACACCAACCCCCTCTTCTCCTCTTATTGGGCAGTTTCAAAAGATCTTTTCTTAGTTCTATGAAACCTTGCTAGCTAGTAAAGCATTTCCACACCTTCTTGTTTGACATTTCGCTAGTTTTCAATAACAATTAATTTAATGcctctttcatttttcaatttttttttttgtttttgatttggtgaagaagTAATCAATTTTCGTGCACGTCGTCAATCATAATCGTAATATATCCACCATTTCTCCATCTAACGAGACTTTCTCTATTTAATGAGTTCATAATGGGAATCTGATCGTTCACGAGATTATGCGGTCgaaactcgaactcgaattcGATGAACTCAATCATTGCATAACATGTCTACATTATCGCTATTCAATGAGTCCATACTCCATTACAAACAACCGCTGTGCGTAATCCCGAGCCTGAGGTGTCTTAATTTGTTCTCGTGTCGGCCAAAACTAAAAGTTCCTTATTTACCAAAGAATTATATAATTGCTGCTCACAGTCTCGTGCTTGTCGGTCACAACTCCCcctcaacttttttttttagtacttGCTTAGAATGAAAAGAtttgacagaaaaaaaaaaaaagagtgacaACAAATGGAATAAAGATGACAAAATTTTTTGTCTAGTTCAAGTAATTAAAAGGttgagaatatatatatatatataagaaaggGTAATATCAACGAGTAATAGCTAGAATGGGATCGAATAACAatccccataatcatatccaacCGAGAGTAGTTACGTATGTATGTATACCTGCTACAAATATATGGGAAAGAAAGACAAAAGGCAGTGGAATTGTGGTCCATGAATGAAattgagagtgagagagagaggatgAGCGTATAATAAGTGCAGCTGTGGTCCATGAAGaagacgaagaagaagaagaaagcctAATTTTGAGGCCGAAAGGGAAGGAAACTACGTGCAAATTGCAATCCACGGAGAGTGCAAAACAGCCGAGCGTACTTACTGTAGTAGTCTAGTGCGGCGTGCGGGCTGTAAATTCCATCCAATCCGCACCTTcgtccttttttttcttttttaccaATCCGCACACACAAAAGtttacttttaaatttttttgaattaatctttcccacactgataatatatacattatcaacgttggatgaatgataattatgcaaaatttgaatttgaaatttaattatTGCACACATATCATGAATTAAATGATGATGatgtatacaccgtcagtgtatataagatttactcaattttttttttttttagattcgtTCCACTCGCCGAGTTTGAACTAATATTGGGTTTTGATCAATTCGGATGAAGAACCACTCAGCTCTTAGCTCGATGACCACCACCAAAGTTGATGGGGTGGGAGGTCAGGAAATCAAACCCTGCCTTCTACCATTGGCCCCAAAAATGTGATCTCTTCCAGACGAGTGCGTACTCGTGGTTCAGTCCCCTACGACTTTCTTCTGACCTCTTCTGGTCCTCTCCTCCCCGTAACATAGAATAATTATAGATCTATCgtatcgaaaaaaaaaaaaggatcaatTCGGATGAAGTTACCTTTGCATAATTTTGCGTACTGTGGACCGGCCGCCTTCCTTGAGCTTAAAGGTTCCATTCTCCGACGGGATGGAGACATTTTTTGGCCTGATGAAAAACTGAAGTACTAGTACTATTCACATTTCTGGATGGGTCGGAGACAAATTTTGTAATGCTACAGAATTTGAGGCATTTGGAGGATTTTCTCCCTGAAGTTGACTTTGTGCCCTGAACTGCTACTTGTCGATGCTTGACTAGGTTAATTCAGCTTGGTTAATTAGTAGTATCAGGTACCAAAATTGACAACACAAAAATTTCACGGAGTGGTTTTAATTAGTTGTAGTAGTATGTGTTATTTAAAGTGTTTTGGTTTCAAGAGCCACGTCAAAAAATTGATGGGAGAAGCAGTGGTGGAGGAGGAAGCGGAGAAGGGCAATCAAGATTCAAAACGGGTAAGGCTTCGGATTGGTCGTTGGTGGCAATGGTGGGCTTGGGTGGGTGGGTCGGCGTGGAGCAGCCGACGGCAGAGAAGGTGTAAATTAATAAAGCAGTTAGGAGGGGACCATTTACTTACAACAacattattttgattatttaaagACCCATAATAGGTAGGAGAGGGTACCGTTTTTCATATATACCTGGAGTTTATTCTTTTTCCCCTCCTCAGGCCCACGTACGTACACCATTAATTGGCAGTTGGATTATAAATCGTTAAAACCTGCCTCCTCCGCGGTGGTCGAACCGGTCAATTCGATGAATCAGTCATAAGTTTGAATTAAGTTGTTAATTAAAGTAATTAAGTAACAAATTCTTTAAATTAAGTTCTGAATCGAGTTTAATAAACTATGACCAACCCTCCTTGCTAATTAGCCTTGCTCTGAGTATTTCTCCTCCTTGTTTGTAGTTGGTAGGTGGTTATAGTTTTGACTTAGATGAGATACTCAAAATGatccaaaattagttaaatGAGCGTCGCGTAATTTGTGATGCAAATAACTATATGGGTATTTGAGGGTTGTGCCCTATCAAcaataaattagaaaaaaaaaattagcaacaTTTTCGTCggcaaaatataaaataaaaatactcaCAATTTATAGTGAGTGAATTGGTACAACGTATGTAGTGTGGTGTAGTGTACTACTACTAGCATTCTCAAGGGTAGTATTGTATTTTACATGGTATGGTAGTTTATAAGAAGGATTATTGGATTGAGTTGAAAGTCGCCCGTTCGTTCCCTATCCAGACAGACTCCGGACAGGCAACTGGGGGTGTCCCGGTCCCCACCCCAACACCAGAAATGCTCCTTCGGGCTTAGTCGGTCCCAACGCCGTATTATTATTACTAATAGCAAGCATTTAATATCCTGTTGTTGGTGTTGGCTTGCTTTTGCCTTTTGCCCGCCAATGCCAGTGCCGCAACAGCAACAGCACCAGGCGGAGCGGACCACAAAAGTCAACATTCTTAGGTGGTCCTTCCTCCGTCCATCCCCTGCCGTTCCTCCACTTGCTACCACTTCATTGGCTATGTCGCTGCCGCGTGCTTTCAAGGTGGTCCCGCCACCGTATTaaatatctttactactcacCTTCACACTACTGCCTCTGCGTCTGCCTCTACGGCGCTCTACCTCCGCTTGCCCTCCGCTCTCCGCGTGTGTGCGCGCGCGCGCGCGTGCGTCACTGTCCTCCTCCGCGAGTGGCGGAGAAGGGGGCGACGTTATCCAGTTTCGTTTTGACAAATATGGTCAACCGACTTCACCATCATCAGTCGCTAATTTTTAAAACCCAGGACTTTCTAGATTTTACTGATCCCGATGAAACACGTTACTACTTTGCTTACTACACAAGATGCTTGCCTTTTTTGATgtgataattttttgaaaacatAAATAAATAGCTAAATAATGGTCAAAACTTATTTGCTTATATCACAAATACATAATTTTTAacacatatttttattttttaattatctttttatctcacataaattatatcataaaaaaatattatagtcATTATTCTAAATCATATTTATTGAGTATaccttatatacactgacagtgcaTATATTATTATATTGTTGAATTCATTGTATATgtgtaaaaattaaattttaaatttaaattttgcatagttatcattcatccagcgctgatagtgtatatattatcagtataaaaaaagattaatccttatttCAAATATCtagaaattggtcaaaattcTGGTAAGGTATTAGAATGCTAGGGTTCATTTGGTTTGGTAATTGGTATGGAACGGTACAATAAGTTTGTGAATTTTATCAACTTATTTAACTAATTGACGATTACTCCAAAGGAATTTACATCAAATGTTATTAGAATTGCTATAACACTCCAATGGAACCCAAGTAGACAGAAGAATCAATTTGTAGAGGGCAGCTTGGTTATGAAATAAGTGGGGGGCCAAATGATCATGATAGTGAAAAGCTAAAAGATATACGCAACCTTAGATCACGTCTGAGTTTGGGAAGTTGATCAAAATGATAAGGCGTGCTATACGAAACAAAGGGGAAATAATATATTTGAACGGAGAAATTAGTCAAATTCATTAAAGGAAAAGGACAACATTAGTAAAGTAGCATGTATtggaaacaacaaaaaaaaaaagaataaaaaatgatttgaatggaaaatgaagtgttaaagaagaagaagaaaaagatttgAGCTCGATTACTTCTACCTAGTAGTAGTAAATGGATTGTCTTGGATTGGAAAGAATATACATAATTTTTTAAGCTTCTCTTGAGATTTCTGACTATTTTGTTGGCTTTCCTccagattttaaaaattacactaatcTCTTTTGAGATTTATTATTTTGTAACATCTAGATTCAATcaacaattaaaaaaatgatattAGAAAAAAGAGTTCCGCCATTGTTCCTTATCtactaaattatttaattaatctaataCATGCCCAAACATTTTGAAAAATACTAGAATTTAATGTTTATCATCAGAAATAAAATCACATATGATATCAAAAATAGTATATCATTGGATAGATTTTACTTAATGTAAAACCTAAATTGTTCTTTTCAGTCACAAACCCATTATGAAACACGGTcacaacaaataataataaaaaattataaccaACATATTACAAATGGTGAACTTTAATACCATAAAAGTCCCAACAACTAACCTTAATGTATTGACAAAGATATTTATGATATTAAAGTTTGTTCTCTATAAAATTTTGGCTgtaaattttttgattatttgttattgATTATGTTTGACAATAAGTATGTAAGTGAAAAGAGTAATTTGGATATTATATTaactgaaaaatataaaatgatatactattttttgatgctatatgtgatttgatcTCAAATCATAAACAATAAAATGCAGTGCTTTTCCTTAATGTGTGAGTtgatattaaattaattaaataaatagatGAGGGCTAATGATAAAATCATATTACCTACTTTCTCCTAACATCTCTTTTTAGTCATTCATTTAATTTAAATATTACAAGATAATTAATATCAAAAGATATTAAtgtaaatttcaaaatttagagAGAGACTAGTGAAATATTcagaaatctcaagggaggtttatgaaattatccctacaAAAATTGGAGGAAGTATCGCTCCAATTTCCAATTTGGCCAATCCCCTTTCGATCAttcattttggttcatttgctAAGctgtttccaccaaaaatcaaaatacagagagagagagagagagagagtcccTACTCCCTCATAGAGTCATAGTAACCCAACATCCCCATTCCCCTCCCTCGCTGTTCAGTCTTGACTGTGCTGAGTCTTCTCCTCACGAGTCGTCACCATTTcttatatatcaaaaaaaaaaaaaaaagttatttccGAGGATTCAACGACATAAGAGTAGAACACCCTCAGAAGGCAGAAGCTTTGGGTATACGtcatcttgattttctttctcCGCACATAGGATGCGTATAcacttggaagcttgaaatATCATCTCTTTGTCtcattctcttcttcttcctctgtATCAAAATTCTCCCTCgctccccctctctctctccatcTCTCTGTTTCTGGGCGTGTACGTCTGCTGCTAACATTTTCTGCAATATTAGGGAGTAGTATTGGCAAGCAGCAGCAGCAGGGAGGCAGGCTGGGGAAGAACTCTCTGACAGAAAGAGAATCGGGGGTCAATTTTACTACTGCTAGTATAACAACTCTCTGCTAGCTCCGGCGACCTCTTCATTTCCTCCTCCTTCACAATACTACGACTACTAACTAGTCCTCCACTAGtgccacacacacacacacacacacacacacacacatatatactaTAACTACTAGTAGCACTATAATAATACACAGTTACACACTCCTAGCTAGGCAGCTATTGAAGAAGTTGTGGTCGTGTATGATGTAGGAGTATGACTTTTTAATATCCTTGAGTTGCGAAGAAGAAGATTCATTCAATTCACTACCCCACTGGGAGTAGTAGAACCAGTCGAGTCACAAACTAGAGTGTTTGTTAGTGCTAGTGATACAGACGAAAACAGATTACACTTGCCTATTGTACCAATTAATTATAAGTAGTATATACTACTCTATACATAATGATAGAGCACTTTTACCCCTAACTCCTACTGCTACTAGATTAGATTAGGTTAGATTAGACTAGATTAGATTAGATGATAGGGTAGCTAGGAGTATATCTGCAATGATGACAAGGAGGATAAGTAGTGGCCACATGAACATCAGAAATCAGAAATCAGTGGCCACATGAACATGAACTCTCATATTGCTCTGCCGCTCCTACGATTGCAGTTACAGTTACAATTAAAAAGTGAGTAGGATTGTTTGAAGAATTAGCAGTGatagtaatatatatatatattgttcaAAAGTGTATTTCGAGAGTTCTTCTCTAATCTAAGTAGCGACCGGAGGAGGACCTGGGATGGCCTTTCCAGACCATCATTTATCACCAGAAATGCTTAATTTACGCCATTTCTCAGACCAGCAGCAGCACTTGCCTCAATCCTCTCCGGAGACAAAGCCCCCTCCCCCACCTCCCACCTGGCTCAACAGCTCTCATTTCACCTCCGCCCCCACGCCACATGACTCCAATTTCCTCAACTTGCACTCCAACTCCGACTCCAATTCCGACTCCATCCTCACCCCCGCCCACCTCCATACTCCTCACACAAACCCCAACCCTACTCCTTCAACTACCACCACCAACACCGCACCCGTCCCAGACTTGACCCACACCACCACCACCCTCAATTGGCAGAATgcaggctacaaagctcagatTTTGGGACATCCCCTCTACCAACAGTTGTTGTCTGCCCACATCGCCTGCTTGCGTATTGCCACCCCTGTCGATCAGTTGCCCAGAATTGATGCTCAGCTCGCTCAGTCACAGCAAGTTGTCACCAAATATTCCGCCCTTGGAGGACTTGGACATGCAAATTTAGGACCCGAAGATCACAAGGACCTTGACCAATTCATGGTAACCTCTTtaacctcctcctcctcctcccatGTATATTGTACATATCTGcacatattttttattttttcctttttgttggaatttttttcctctttttttatttttaaaaaaataatttgttatttttgtttgtttgaccGCTGCTGGTGCTGGAATTCAAAAGATCGCCTCTTGGTAACTATGACAACAAAAACGATAATTTTGTTGTTTCCTTTCTTGGTTTAATCACCGATACATATACTTCTCTAGTGTTTTAACTTACGCGTACAGTGTGTTGCCACCTGTTTGGAAAAAAAGTTGACATTCAGACTCTAGTAGAGCGGAAGACAACAGCAataatgtgtttttcatcctcGGCGCATcatgaaagaaaattttttccttGCTAATGCAAAGTGGCTGCTCGATACTTTTCTGTAGTGTGTATCCATCATTTTAAGTGCTCGGTTCTGATGAAGAAATTCTCCAACTTGAATTAATTTTGACACGGTATTCAGATACTGCTTCTATGTTCCACACGACCGTCCcttttcttttaataataataataaaaaaaaatccttttgcCCTCTGATTTTGTCGATAAACTAcaaaattgatgatttttcttgtaattaACTAATACGGGCACACAGGTAGCTGGCATGCAAACTTAGCTTTGCTATTCTTTCTTGACCTGTGGTCAAGTTTCATGTACATGACAGTGTATGTACACCGGCTTAAAACTGTGTTTGTCATAGTTGTCTTGTCTGTGCTTTGCGCACTGGCATAATATATGAATGACCGCTTGGTTCTTGCTCATGCTGCTTCCTGTCCATATAGATATCTGTATGATGTTTACCAGAAAGGGGTTTTCGGAAGCACAGATCCCTTTTCTATGCAAAGTTGTGGATTACCTGGGTATGACCCAACGCAACCTCATTATCCGATCTCCTTAGTTTCCTTTTATATGCAAATTGGTGTTATTAGCGGATATCACCTGATTTATTGATGATTACAACCTCAATCTGATTTTAATAATTATCCCACCACCATTCTAGAAGATGATGTTTGATTCTTTTGAGGGTGGTGGATCATAGATACTAAGCTTGACGGAGGGAATCATAAATGTTACCTACTTAAAGTGGTTACACCCAATTATAGTCTAAGTTTCTGTACTTTGTTCTTTGGCACCACTGGAGAAGCTTTCGTTGTCTTGCAAGTTCGGTCACAGCAGTAAACGTTTTGCCAATGGTCAGTATGGCAAGTTGGAAACGACAGGTTCTTCCCTAAGATATGACCGAAATAGCGATCAACTTTTACCTTGGTGATCTAAAATCCTGATATCTCAGTATTTGATCGACTATAAGCTTTGTGTTTTTAGGGCATTAAGAAAATAGAGGCTAAACACAAAATAGTTTCTGATAGAACTGAATGTTGCTGGGGATGTCTATCTTTTTCTATCCTAAAAGAGATATGTTGTGGAGTTTTGCCCATCTGATGAGTGCAGCATTATGGAGATACTGGAAACATAGATCCTGTTGAAGTTGGATGCTAAACTTTGGGAGAGCCCCTTCCTTGGCTCATAAGAGCTCATATGTCTACTTGCGATAAATGGAAAGAGTTATTTCTGGACAACCAAATGCAATTGGGCTACAATATAGAACAGAGATTCTTCGTGCAGAATCAACTTGTTTAGTCCTCTTTTTAGTATTTCAATGTATAGCTAATCCCACTGTCATGGCTGCTAACTCCTTTGCAACTTAAATACTGTTAAAGATGAAAAAGATAACCAGAATTTGTTTTGGTATGCCCTTTTGTTTTTCAGAGTTGTGGTAAGCAGATACAATTTTCAGTCCAAACAACTTCTGGAATGACTAAACTTTTCTCTCTTCCTGTTATCATGTAGACACACTATGTCCTGTTACTTTGTTCTTTCAAAGAACAACTGCAACAACACGTGCGTATTCATGCAATGGAAGCAGTTATGGCTTGCTGGGAGATCGAACAGTCGCTGCAAAGTTTAACAGGTGAGTGTTGTAACAACCTTCCTTTAATGAGTTTTACTGGAAAATCTCTTTGATATGCTTCAAACTGTTTTTACCATATGTTCTCACATTTTGTCattctctcttggccgaaacaTTTGGTCTCATGTGAGACCTGTCTTGTGGGCAGCCTGAATGATTTTTCCAATTCCACAGCTGTACGGCGATCATATAAAACCTTACCATTGTCGTATGGGACTGCTGATGGAGTATTGATCTTTTCTAGATTTTTCATCTTAAACCACTTCTTCTATGATTGTAATGTTTTTTTAGCTTCCTACTTCAatcttcatttatttttcctatttggATTTTAATGTTGACAACAGTGACTGCATGTATGCTGTACGAATGCATTTTTATTGTGGTGAGGATCAATGAAGAATGAGGTCAAACCTACAATTGATTTACAATTGCTTGGCCTAGAAAATATTGGCAAAATTAATACTTCTTTGAATTCTGACTGAATTTGCTGCTAATCATGCTACAATTCTTGACGTGTACCATGGTAGGTGATTAAGTCGAGAATCCCACTGGATCTTTCAATGATACTACATAAATCTTTTGCTACCCCATTACAGTTTCTTTTGTTGAAATTACTTCTGTGATTAATTCTAGGCATTGTTTTGCAATTATAGAGGTTAGCTTTTACAATTAAACTAGTTAACTGCTGTATGATATGATTAGCTTTTTGCATGCAAGGCTAacaccacaaaaaaaaagacgACAACATTGTCATTGGAAAGACCCCATAACTGGTATCTAATCAGcgtaaaatttattaattattttggTTTTGAACAATACTTCCCAAAGACTTTCCTTGAATTTGAGTTTCTTGAGGGTGACTGTTGACTTGTCTTTTCAACCTGGGATCTCCTTTTACTCACTTTTTAGTCTGACATTCTTTCATGAGATTAGCTAATTATAGGCTTGCACATGTGCATAATATGTACTGCAATCTCTCCAGGAGCCTGAAATTGCTAAAGCTAATGCTTCTTTTACACGATTATACAGGAGTATCTCCAGGAGAAGGAACAGGTGCAACAATGTCAGATGACGAAGATGACCAGGTGGATAGTGATGGCAACCTGTTTGATGGAAGTTTGGATGGTCCTGATGGCATGGGTTTTGGACCTTTAATCCCCACGGAGAGTGAAAGGTCGTTGATGGAGAGGGTGAGGCAGGAGCTGAAGCATGAACTTAAACAGGTTGTTTACTGAATATCAACCACCAATAGTTTTATTAAAGAATTGGAGTCACAAATGCATGGGTTTCCAATGAAAGGGATGTGTTTTGTACAGTATTGTGAATTATATTGATGTGTCATTGTGGGTGGCATAAAATGTTACCACTTTTGGTTAGCATATTCAaacttttcctttcttgcttcCCCAAAACAGGGTTATAAGGAAAAAATTGTGGACATTAGGGAGGAGATTTTGCGGAAGAGAAGAGCAGGAAAACTCCCTGGTGATACCACTTCTGTTTTAAAAGATTGGTGGCAATCGCATTCCAAGTGGCCATACCCCACGGTAAGTTTAAAAGACAAATTATTGCTGCTGTATTCACTATCTTGTTTCAGAATTTCAAGTGCATGATTCTGTTTGCAAAGAATTAAACTTTTGTATGTAAAGCACTATTACTGTTGAGGTTCGCCTAATTTATCTTCCCTGTAGCTTCCCTTCTACTGAGATCATATGCAGGTGTACCATAGTGATATAACCTTCTTAAAGGGCCCAACTCTTGCCTAATATGCTCAGCCATTCTTGATGAGCACCACTGTAGTTAATGATAATAAGATAAACCTTTCAACTTCAATCTGATGTACCATCCAGAACTTAAATGTTATTGCCAAATTTTGCAGGAAGAAGATAAGGGAAGACTGGTTCAGGAAACGGGTTTGCAATTAAAGCAGATAAATAACTGGTTCATCAACCAGAGAAAGAGAAATTGGCACAGTAATCCTTCACCTTCTACAGCCTTGAagagcaaaaggaaaaggtaATCTATGAGTTGTAAAATTTattccaaattcaaatttaaaagaaCTTCCACCTAGATTGAAAAGAAAAGGTATTGCAGGTGAAACAGCAGTGGTCATTACACGTAAAAAGAAAGACATCAGTATAGTCATATGCTCCAAGTGATGGCAATTTGTGCCTCCTCTTCAAATGGTGCATCAAATGTTGGTACTATAGTTCTGTTCTGTAAGGGATGTTTTATAAGTAACATGTGAATACCGGGGGATTTGAAGCTAAATACGTTTCTTGATCCTAATGTTAAACAAGAATCAACTTTGGTGATGAAACGACAATTTTATCTGGGTTGGTTTATCTCAACCTTGATATATAAGCAAGAAGAGGCAATGGTAGACTACATCCCAAATGATAAATACGAGGTTCATTTTGGGAGTGCTTGATCAGAATTTGATGGAACGGCTTATCTGTGCTCTGCTAGCttcatctcattttttgttttgttgtatTTGTGTACAGTGTAGGTATATATGATGTGGGTGTATATTTGAATAATCTACTGGCCAGTTGTACAAGATCATGTTAGTGCTCTTCAGCATTTGAGTTTCATAGTGTCAATAAAAAGCTGTACTCCAAAGTTGACTATTATTGCACTTGAAGCTATGCAATCAACACAATGATGTAATAGACAAACCTGTTGAAAGAAAATGTTACAGACAAAATTGAAACAAGATGGTGCTTTAATCTGAACCCAAATCGAGAAACATGCATAGCTGATTAAGTAATGCAcaatgatccaaatatttaTTGTTTGTGAAAACGAAATTTGAAATATCAGCATACAGAGCCTTGGCAAGATGTTAATGATCTGAATCTTGAGCTGCCTGGAAACACGTCAAAGTTATGAAATTGAAACGGCTAGGAGCCAACCTCCGGACCCCTTAAAataattcaaccaaaacttGGCGTGAGGTGGGTGTGGTTGTAGAAGCACTGCTAGTAGGAGTAGTGGAGGTCAGGATCACCTTCCCGGGCGTTGGTGGTGGGTGTGGTAAGTCAAGGCTTCTCCTCATTAGCTCCCCTACATGATCAGAGCTCCTTGATTTCCGAATTTCTTCTCCAAGGTGCTGCTGCTTCCTTGTATTATGAATTGGGGGGGACAATTCAGGAGTACCCCTTGTCCTTCCTGCAGGCGTCTCCACATCCAGCTGCTGCAGGCTCTTCAGTACCTCAGCAACGGCTGCAGCCCTGGTTGTTGAGGGGGACCCGGTAATGGTGGGCTGAGGAGTCGTCCTAATCATCATCTGCGGCTGCTGCTTCATCCTTATTTGATCTCCATCTCCGGTTGCTGACCTTGGCGGTGATAATGGTAGTCTTGCGGCAAAGCTCCGCATGGGAAACTCCCCGGTCCCCTCAGAAGATTCATGATCATCGTCCTCAAAATTGAGGGAGTAGCTGAGGGGGTCGTAACTGAAATCAGCGGAAGAATGGCGACGGTGTCGACGCATACAAGACATCAAACTCCTGTACGTTCCTTTGATCTTGACGTCGGGGAGTTCATTGGTTTTGGATCGGATCCATGCGGATGGAGAGATCCTTCGGCTGCTGCTGGGACTTGGGAGCACAGATGAAGAGGAGGGCGCATCCAAGGAGTCGGCGCGACGATGGCCATTGAAGCAACACCGCAGGGTGACGGAGGACTTCTTGCGCCTGGCCCTCAGAGAAGAGGTCTCGTGCTCCTCCTCCATAATGGTATATATATTCGGACTACTGCGTGCTAGTATTTGTTCCTTGTGATGGTGGTGACGATTGATTGATTAAAAGTGGAAATGCTGATCAGGAAGGAAGGGGAAAATTAA from Coffea eugenioides isolate CCC68of chromosome 8, Ceug_1.0, whole genome shotgun sequence encodes the following:
- the LOC113779548 gene encoding homeobox protein knotted-1-like 2, whose protein sequence is MAFPDHHLSPEMLNLRHFSDQQQHLPQSSPETKPPPPPPTWLNSSHFTSAPTPHDSNFLNLHSNSDSNSDSILTPAHLHTPHTNPNPTPSTTTTNTAPVPDLTHTTTTLNWQNAGYKAQILGHPLYQQLLSAHIACLRIATPVDQLPRIDAQLAQSQQVVTKYSALGGLGHANLGPEDHKDLDQFMTHYVLLLCSFKEQLQQHVRIHAMEAVMACWEIEQSLQSLTGVSPGEGTGATMSDDEDDQVDSDGNLFDGSLDGPDGMGFGPLIPTESERSLMERVRQELKHELKQGYKEKIVDIREEILRKRRAGKLPGDTTSVLKDWWQSHSKWPYPTEEDKGRLVQETGLQLKQINNWFINQRKRNWHSNPSPSTALKSKRKR